In [Leptolyngbya] sp. PCC 7376, a genomic segment contains:
- a CDS encoding adenylate/guanylate cyclase domain-containing protein, with protein MKFFARSLTFKLVGYFSTLSLLTVSAVGAIALLESRKTLKRSIYEQLETTTNLQKQTIESWFKNQQEHYIALSQNSQLKLFMGTLLEETATAEEREKAQQGLFLLLQQETMTTPSIRELMILDEEQGTVLFSTKPQNIGARYGDESFFQDGRRESTVQYPRQEDGDFIFSQPIKGSFQEFIGVLVVRLQSSDLAETVLQIHEPEASRFNYIVTTDGYLLSDHVPLLAASQNEQNAKIQEAIAGESGQAVYENLLGETVFGLYRWLPEYKLALFVELERDNALKPLQALVWKVIVFGGVVICFAIGGSVLIARFITKPILAIKDTAIEVSQGNLELKAPKFTEDEVGVLADAFNQMTEEFELLYGEFNDQVTQLEMAEISAQHSFYELQKEKKKVDEVKSQLEHANDEISKLNDRLKTENIGLAAELQETNDRLNQFLEAIPVGILVFDGGGNLVYFNRKAQRLLVGTENEEVAIAEISNYALRSTETHVACKPELRLGQRALRFKQSNTYDDVEVYRNQQIIPIEAWETPILNDYGTVRYAIVAFQDITERRQAEQEKQEYTHKLWQLNQANERFVPRQFLQLLDKHTIVDVRLGDNVQKEMTVLFADIRGFTGLSEKMSPEDNFKFINAFLSRMNPAISRHAGFIDKYIGDAIMALFSRPAHADDALQAAIAMLRTLDDYNKTRQRPDRRPIRIGLGLNSGLMRCGTVGGEQHMESTVISDAVNLASRLERLTKIYRTSLLISHHTFLRLENHDHYHIRLIDNVTVTGKSIAVSVYEVFDADPPAIAATKKANRVTFEQAFVLYRLKQFIKAQKLFQQCLNHCPEDYVSQLYVERCQQNMMNKLMKKSLPTEPYLDGGKL; from the coding sequence ATGAAGTTTTTTGCGCGGAGTTTGACGTTTAAGTTGGTAGGGTATTTTTCTACTCTATCGCTGTTGACGGTGTCTGCGGTAGGGGCGATCGCCCTGTTAGAAAGCCGAAAGACGTTAAAACGCTCGATCTATGAACAGTTAGAGACAACAACAAATTTACAGAAACAAACCATTGAGAGTTGGTTTAAAAATCAGCAGGAACATTACATTGCCCTCAGCCAAAATTCGCAGCTGAAATTATTCATGGGCACGTTGCTAGAAGAAACAGCAACGGCAGAAGAACGAGAAAAGGCACAGCAAGGATTATTTTTATTGCTCCAACAGGAGACAATGACGACGCCCAGTATTCGAGAGTTGATGATTCTCGATGAGGAGCAAGGCACAGTTCTCTTTTCAACGAAGCCTCAAAATATCGGCGCTCGCTATGGCGATGAGAGCTTTTTTCAGGACGGGCGTCGTGAGTCAACAGTGCAATATCCCCGCCAAGAGGATGGTGATTTTATTTTTAGCCAACCGATTAAGGGCTCATTTCAAGAATTTATCGGGGTATTAGTTGTCCGGCTCCAATCTTCTGATCTTGCTGAGACGGTTCTACAAATTCATGAGCCTGAAGCTTCTCGGTTTAATTACATTGTGACGACGGATGGCTATCTATTATCCGACCATGTGCCCTTGTTGGCAGCCTCGCAGAATGAACAAAACGCAAAGATACAAGAGGCGATCGCCGGAGAAAGTGGGCAGGCTGTCTACGAGAATTTATTAGGTGAAACAGTTTTTGGACTCTATCGTTGGCTCCCAGAATATAAACTCGCCCTTTTTGTTGAGTTGGAACGAGACAATGCTCTTAAACCATTACAAGCCTTAGTCTGGAAAGTTATTGTCTTTGGCGGAGTGGTTATCTGTTTTGCGATTGGTGGCAGTGTGCTGATCGCGCGATTTATTACAAAACCGATCCTCGCAATTAAAGACACAGCAATCGAAGTTTCCCAAGGAAATTTAGAACTGAAAGCCCCCAAATTCACAGAGGATGAGGTTGGGGTACTTGCCGATGCGTTTAATCAGATGACCGAGGAGTTTGAGCTGCTTTATGGTGAGTTTAATGACCAAGTCACCCAGCTTGAGATGGCGGAAATCTCTGCCCAGCATAGTTTTTATGAGTTACAAAAGGAAAAAAAGAAAGTTGATGAAGTCAAATCTCAGTTAGAACATGCCAATGACGAAATTTCAAAGCTGAATGATCGTCTAAAAACAGAAAATATTGGTTTGGCCGCCGAGCTTCAGGAAACCAATGACCGCCTAAATCAGTTCCTTGAGGCCATTCCAGTGGGGATTCTGGTCTTTGATGGTGGTGGTAATCTCGTTTACTTTAATCGCAAAGCACAGCGACTCTTGGTCGGAACAGAAAATGAAGAGGTGGCGATCGCCGAAATTTCGAATTATGCTCTCCGCTCAACGGAAACCCATGTGGCCTGTAAGCCTGAGTTGCGATTAGGACAACGCGCCCTACGCTTTAAACAGAGTAATACCTACGATGATGTCGAAGTTTATCGCAATCAACAGATCATTCCGATTGAGGCTTGGGAAACACCGATTTTAAATGACTACGGCACAGTCAGATATGCCATTGTTGCGTTCCAGGACATCACCGAAAGACGTCAAGCAGAGCAAGAAAAACAAGAATATACCCATAAATTGTGGCAGCTCAATCAGGCCAATGAACGGTTTGTGCCACGCCAGTTTTTGCAGCTCCTCGATAAACACACTATTGTCGATGTACGTCTCGGAGACAATGTCCAAAAAGAAATGACTGTGCTCTTTGCGGATATTCGTGGCTTTACGGGCCTGAGTGAAAAGATGAGCCCAGAGGATAATTTCAAGTTTATTAATGCATTCCTCTCGCGGATGAATCCAGCCATCAGTCGCCATGCAGGTTTTATCGATAAGTATATTGGCGATGCAATTATGGCGTTATTTAGTCGCCCGGCCCACGCAGATGATGCATTACAAGCGGCGATCGCCATGCTCCGCACCCTTGATGATTACAACAAAACGCGACAACGTCCTGATCGACGACCCATTCGCATTGGCTTAGGCTTAAATTCCGGCTTAATGCGTTGTGGCACAGTAGGTGGCGAACAGCATATGGAAAGTACGGTGATTAGTGATGCGGTCAATCTAGCATCCCGTTTAGAACGTCTTACCAAAATTTATCGCACGTCACTGCTGATTTCCCACCACACATTTTTGCGCCTCGAAAATCACGATCATTATCATATTCGTCTTATCGATAATGTCACCGTCACAGGCAAATCCATTGCGGTCAGTGTGTATGAAGTATTTGATGCTGATCCTCCGGCGATCGCCGCAACCAAAAAAGCCAATCGTGTCACCTTCGAACAGGCATTTGTGTTGTATCGCCTTAAGCAATTTATTAAAGCCCAAAAGCTCTTCCAGCAATGTCTCAACCATTGCCCCGAAGATTATGTCAGTCAGCTCTATGTAGAACGCTGTCAGCAGAATATGATGAATAAATTGATGAAAAAATCGCTGCCTACAGAGCCGTATCTTGATGGTGGCAAACTTTAA
- the proA gene encoding glutamate-5-semialdehyde dehydrogenase encodes MDQDLLALAQQTRAAAQALGVLDLAQRNGALAAIAAGLEKNKDRIVAANQQDCAAAEKDGIAPALYARLKLGASKLDSAIAGIRDLINLADPLGHLQIHRELDDGLILKRVTCPLGVLGIIFEARPEALIQITSLAIKSGNGVILKGGKEAIQSCSVLTEIIKEALQTTTVSPDAVTLLTTREEIKTLLSLDKYVDLIIPRGSNAFVQYVQQNTNIPVLGHADGICHIYVDQAADLSKAIPIIVDAKTHYPAACNAIETLLIDLAIAGDILPQIAVALQANNVELRGDDETQKFIHVNPASEDDWRTEYSDLTLAIKVVENLEAAIAHINTYGSKHTDGIITEDANAAQKFLNEVNAAGVYHNCSTRFADGFRYGFGAEVGISTQTLPPRGPVGLEGLVTYKYHLVGNGQIAATYTGDQAKSFTHRDLPSER; translated from the coding sequence ATGGATCAGGATTTATTGGCATTGGCTCAGCAAACCCGTGCAGCAGCTCAAGCATTGGGTGTTTTAGATTTAGCTCAGCGTAATGGGGCTTTGGCGGCGATCGCCGCAGGGCTAGAAAAGAATAAAGATCGGATTGTGGCAGCCAATCAACAGGATTGTGCCGCAGCAGAAAAGGATGGTATTGCACCGGCTCTCTACGCAAGATTGAAGCTTGGCGCGAGTAAACTCGATTCGGCGATCGCCGGGATTCGAGATTTGATTAATCTGGCTGATCCATTGGGGCATCTACAGATTCACCGAGAATTGGATGATGGTTTGATCTTGAAACGAGTGACCTGTCCTCTGGGAGTTTTAGGCATTATTTTTGAGGCGCGTCCTGAAGCACTCATTCAGATTACAAGCTTGGCGATTAAATCTGGTAATGGTGTCATTTTAAAAGGGGGAAAAGAGGCGATTCAGTCCTGTTCTGTGCTCACTGAAATCATTAAAGAAGCATTGCAAACAACAACTGTTTCACCTGATGCAGTGACTCTTTTGACGACGAGAGAAGAGATTAAAACATTGCTTTCTCTCGATAAATATGTCGATTTGATTATTCCTCGCGGCTCTAATGCTTTCGTGCAATATGTGCAGCAAAATACGAATATTCCCGTCTTGGGCCATGCTGATGGTATTTGTCATATTTATGTGGATCAAGCAGCAGATCTAAGTAAGGCTATTCCGATTATTGTCGATGCGAAAACGCATTATCCAGCCGCTTGTAATGCCATTGAAACGCTACTGATTGATTTGGCAATTGCCGGTGATATTTTGCCTCAAATTGCTGTGGCACTCCAAGCGAACAATGTTGAACTGCGGGGAGATGATGAAACCCAAAAGTTTATTCATGTGAATCCTGCTTCGGAAGACGATTGGCGCACTGAATATAGTGATCTCACCCTCGCTATTAAGGTGGTCGAAAATCTTGAGGCGGCGATCGCCCATATTAATACCTATGGCTCTAAGCATACGGATGGCATCATTACGGAAGATGCAAATGCAGCTCAGAAATTCCTCAATGAGGTGAATGCTGCTGGGGTTTACCATAATTGCTCAACACGGTTTGCTGATGGCTTCCGGTATGGTTTTGGTGCGGAAGTTGGTATCAGTACTCAAACCTTGCCTCCTAGGGGTCCCGTTGGTTTAGAGGGATTAGTTACGTATAAATATCATCTAGTTGGTAATGGTCAAATTGCTGCGACTTATACGGGTGACCAGGCGAAATCTTTTACCCATCGGGATCTCCCCTCTGAACGTTAA
- a CDS encoding Ser/Thr protein kinase: MAGSQFLTEDQENQLLGYPRISPVEQQARRQELTAFGLEGICQAGEQSLCDLQILGLGYVGLVVLVIREGKQFALKIRRTNAKRESLLPEAKAIRQANKVGVAPKIYQASDNFILMDFIEGKSFLEWLQWAIAKYPTSIILDVINNLLEQAYKLDQIGLDRDDMKCITKDVIVTATHQPVLLDFSNASGDRRPQNVTALVQGLFWGSVIAKYLKPLLPHCNQEQLLSHLRHYKGHPNRTNFDTLKQAITLSSLNL; this comes from the coding sequence GTGGCAGGCTCGCAATTTTTAACGGAAGACCAGGAAAATCAACTTTTGGGCTATCCTCGCATTTCGCCAGTAGAGCAACAAGCAAGGAGGCAAGAGCTCACCGCATTCGGTCTTGAAGGAATCTGTCAGGCAGGTGAACAATCTCTCTGCGACTTACAAATTTTAGGATTGGGCTATGTGGGTTTAGTCGTTCTTGTCATTAGAGAAGGCAAACAATTTGCCCTAAAAATCCGCCGTACTAATGCAAAGCGAGAAAGTTTACTCCCAGAAGCCAAAGCAATTCGACAAGCCAACAAAGTAGGTGTTGCTCCCAAGATTTATCAAGCTAGTGATAACTTTATACTGATGGATTTTATCGAGGGAAAATCATTTTTAGAGTGGTTACAATGGGCGATCGCCAAATACCCAACCTCAATTATTTTGGATGTAATAAATAATCTTTTAGAACAAGCATATAAACTCGATCAAATCGGCTTAGATCGCGATGATATGAAGTGCATTACCAAGGATGTGATTGTAACTGCAACACATCAACCTGTTCTCTTGGATTTTAGTAATGCCAGTGGCGATCGCCGTCCTCAGAATGTCACGGCTTTGGTGCAAGGATTGTTTTGGGGGAGTGTCATCGCGAAGTATCTCAAGCCATTATTGCCGCACTGTAATCAAGAACAATTATTATCTCATTTACGCCACTATAAAGGTCACCCAAATCGCACTAACTTTGACACTCTGAAACAGGCGATCACTTTGTCCTCACTGAATCTTTAA
- the amt gene encoding ammonium transporter, with protein sequence MIDIQWLLLCSGLVFLMQPGFMCLESGLTRSKNNINVALKNLIDFGLSIALFWIFGFGLMFGTSIFGLLGGNGFVIDVDRESLLAAFFFFEAMFCSTSATIVSGAVAERLKFEGYLLIVVLSSSVIYPLFGHWVWNGIFSGTKVGWLERLGYIDFAGSSVVHGVGAGIALAAVIVIGARQGRFDEQGRSHKIQGSSLPLSMLGIMLLWLGWLGFNAGSTLVLNDQVPLIMVHTILGGVGGMLMGCVVSWRRHRLPAVETVMNGTLAGLVGVTAGCHAINTSQSFFIGMIATLAMVMVEDYLEYRQIDDTVGAIAVHGGAGIWGIIAVALFADPVLLDTGLNRLSQLAVQALGAGVCFLWSFGATWVILKWVNSFFPLRVSFEDEKIGLNISEHSAHNDFYDLSLAIAHQAQTEDLDERLTIEPFTEAGLIALQYNQLIEALSVSTRSLQETNEELAIAKDKAEAANIAKSMFLTNVSHELRTPLNGILGVTQLLENSPNLDPQELDNVSLLHQSGSHLLELINDILDLSKIEAGKLELAPNAFAFSTFLLDIINLVGASAEQKGLTFSSKLDPDLPQTVVADALRLKQVILNLLGNAIKFTEQGSVQFEVKLLRRQQANESSVVKLLFCVKDTGVGLEPDKLSKLFKPFEQAGDREKNAEGTGLGLSISQKLLKIMGSEIKVKSVFQEGSEFSFELELLENLTTKKSKVTASPTKLDLQTPLGEQHPLRILVAEDNRINQTIIRQLLKRLGYEMTLAQNGLEALECLENERYDVILMDLLMPQMGGLEAARNICEKYSPGDRPRMIALSANAMSEHIAEAYQAGMDDFVSKPIKVELLIEALLKCAPQTSES encoded by the coding sequence ATGATCGATATTCAATGGCTGCTGTTATGTTCTGGGTTAGTTTTTTTGATGCAGCCTGGCTTTATGTGCTTAGAGTCTGGTTTAACCCGCTCAAAGAATAATATAAATGTCGCTCTCAAAAATCTCATTGATTTTGGTCTGTCCATTGCCCTGTTTTGGATATTTGGTTTTGGGCTAATGTTTGGGACATCAATATTTGGGCTACTGGGCGGCAATGGTTTTGTTATCGATGTTGACCGGGAATCATTATTGGCCGCATTCTTCTTTTTTGAAGCGATGTTTTGCAGCACCTCTGCAACCATTGTGTCAGGGGCGGTTGCAGAACGTCTGAAGTTTGAAGGTTATTTGCTAATCGTTGTTCTGAGTTCCAGTGTTATTTATCCATTGTTTGGACATTGGGTATGGAACGGCATCTTTAGTGGTACGAAAGTCGGTTGGCTAGAGCGCTTAGGGTATATCGATTTTGCGGGTTCTTCAGTCGTACATGGGGTCGGAGCAGGGATTGCACTGGCCGCAGTGATCGTAATCGGGGCAAGACAAGGCCGGTTTGATGAACAGGGGCGATCGCATAAAATCCAAGGCTCAAGTTTACCGTTGTCGATGTTGGGCATTATGTTGCTGTGGCTGGGTTGGCTCGGTTTCAATGCAGGCAGCACTTTAGTTTTAAATGATCAGGTTCCTCTGATTATGGTGCACACCATTTTGGGAGGTGTCGGCGGGATGCTCATGGGTTGTGTCGTAAGTTGGCGGCGGCATCGTTTACCTGCAGTGGAAACGGTGATGAACGGCACCTTGGCAGGATTGGTTGGGGTAACAGCCGGCTGCCATGCTATCAATACATCCCAGTCTTTCTTTATTGGGATGATTGCCACTTTGGCAATGGTGATGGTAGAGGATTATCTTGAATATCGGCAGATTGATGATACTGTCGGGGCGATCGCCGTCCATGGTGGCGCAGGGATATGGGGCATTATCGCTGTGGCACTATTTGCTGACCCTGTGCTTTTGGATACTGGTTTAAATCGTTTATCCCAGTTAGCTGTCCAAGCTTTAGGTGCTGGTGTCTGTTTTCTCTGGTCGTTTGGAGCGACATGGGTCATTCTGAAATGGGTGAATTCTTTTTTTCCTTTAAGGGTTTCTTTTGAAGATGAAAAAATTGGTTTAAATATATCTGAGCATTCAGCCCATAATGATTTTTATGATCTCTCGTTGGCGATCGCCCACCAAGCGCAGACAGAAGATTTGGATGAGCGTTTAACGATTGAACCCTTTACGGAAGCAGGTTTGATTGCCTTGCAATATAACCAGTTAATTGAAGCTCTTTCGGTTAGTACTCGTTCTCTACAGGAGACTAACGAAGAGTTGGCGATCGCCAAAGACAAGGCTGAGGCGGCAAATATTGCCAAAAGCATGTTCTTAACTAACGTGAGTCATGAATTGCGCACTCCCCTCAATGGCATTTTAGGTGTAACCCAGCTCTTAGAAAATTCACCTAATCTTGATCCCCAAGAGTTAGATAATGTCTCTCTACTCCATCAATCTGGATCACATTTGCTGGAGTTGATCAATGACATTTTGGATCTCTCAAAGATTGAAGCTGGAAAACTTGAGCTTGCTCCAAATGCCTTTGCTTTCTCCACTTTTTTACTAGACATTATCAATTTGGTTGGCGCGTCAGCTGAGCAAAAAGGATTAACCTTTTCTTCAAAGCTGGATCCTGATCTGCCCCAAACAGTTGTTGCAGATGCGTTGCGTTTAAAGCAGGTCATTTTAAATTTATTGGGGAATGCTATTAAGTTCACGGAACAGGGAAGTGTTCAGTTCGAAGTGAAATTATTGAGACGCCAACAAGCCAATGAGTCTTCCGTTGTGAAATTGCTTTTTTGTGTAAAAGATACAGGTGTCGGTCTGGAGCCGGATAAGCTTTCAAAATTATTTAAACCTTTTGAGCAGGCGGGCGATCGCGAAAAAAATGCCGAAGGTACAGGACTTGGCTTGTCGATTAGCCAAAAGCTTCTCAAGATTATGGGGAGCGAAATAAAAGTGAAAAGTGTTTTCCAAGAAGGGAGTGAATTTAGTTTTGAGCTCGAATTGCTTGAAAACCTAACGACCAAGAAATCTAAAGTAACGGCTAGCCCTACTAAACTTGATCTGCAGACTCCCCTCGGTGAACAGCATCCACTCCGAATTTTGGTCGCTGAAGATAACAGAATTAACCAAACTATTATTCGCCAGCTCCTAAAACGTTTGGGTTATGAAATGACCTTGGCTCAAAATGGACTTGAAGCTCTGGAATGTCTTGAGAATGAACGCTACGATGTGATTTTAATGGATTTGCTAATGCCCCAAATGGGCGGTTTGGAAGCTGCCAGAAATATTTGTGAAAAATATTCTCCTGGCGATCGCCCTCGTATGATTGCCCTTAGTGCCAATGCAATGAGTGAACATATTGCCGAAGCCTATCAGGCCGGGATGGATGACTTTGTGAGTAAGCCAATTAAAGTTGAACTGTTGATTGAGGCTCTCTTGAAATGTGCTCCTCAAACGTCTGAATCCTAG
- a CDS encoding carbon dioxide-concentrating mechanism protein CcmK has protein sequence MQEAVGVIQTLGFPAVLAAADAMVKAGRVTIVFFDKAERGNFMVVIRGTTSEVRPAMEAGLRAAEEIFGGEVTTHYTVPNPPDNVVTILPLEYTEAANQYRT, from the coding sequence ATGCAAGAAGCCGTGGGCGTAATTCAAACCCTAGGGTTCCCCGCCGTCCTCGCCGCTGCCGATGCTATGGTCAAAGCCGGTCGCGTCACCATCGTATTTTTTGATAAAGCAGAACGAGGTAATTTCATGGTGGTGATCCGTGGTACAACCTCAGAAGTTCGACCAGCAATGGAAGCAGGACTCAGGGCAGCAGAAGAAATCTTTGGCGGTGAAGTCACGACTCACTACACCGTTCCAAATCCTCCAGATAATGTGGTCACGATTCTCCCACTGGAATATACCGAAGCTGCAAATCAATACCGAACCTAG
- a CDS encoding carbon dioxide-concentrating mechanism protein CcmK, giving the protein MPSQSAVGSLETKGFPGVLAAADAMVKAGRVTLVGYIRVGSARFNINIRGNVSEVKTAMAAGIEAVEKAEGGVLETWVIIPRPHPNVCAILPIDYTPESEPYRSNAEGTAAP; this is encoded by the coding sequence ATGCCCTCTCAGTCTGCGGTTGGATCACTCGAAACAAAAGGCTTTCCCGGAGTACTTGCCGCGGCGGATGCGATGGTAAAAGCAGGCCGCGTTACGCTTGTGGGCTATATCCGTGTGGGTAGTGCTCGTTTTAATATCAATATCCGCGGTAATGTTTCCGAAGTGAAAACAGCTATGGCTGCTGGCATTGAAGCTGTTGAGAAAGCTGAAGGCGGTGTTCTCGAAACTTGGGTGATTATTCCTCGTCCCCATCCTAACGTCTGTGCAATTTTACCGATTGACTACACGCCAGAGTCGGAGCCATATCGCTCCAATGCAGAAGGGACAGCGGCACCTTAA
- a CDS encoding sensor histidine kinase, whose amino-acid sequence MKTQIFQKLEQLTKRENALFEGGIIYNEAGLLITSFGQEPELSFNDFQQAQKTTYLNRNSYQYDVAQTLPLKDERYILIIRHDAIAIRDEFFAFNSRILGLVIIISIAVTVSTAIVLNSLVIAPILKLRGYLHAVGEAVHHHESLREKIQPTHNIQNDELGEVMVAFNDMVENIARGLEEIEATQYQLMHTEQLIHSAKMSGLEKIVAGIAHEINNPLGVVYSNIHHLDNYVAQVLKALNHCRLQQSGDKVPTSTHHAINLEKNEDVVKEDTLPTEEELAFIVQDLPELCDSMKSGAKRVRDIVLSLRDFARLDEVGCKVVDINDGLDSTLSWLTYRLESNRCTSKIDVSKEYGDLPLVECDPKQINQVFLNILMNSIDALEDPLCTTKTPKLQLRTQVVNGDCVAISFIDNGVGIPAEIQSKVFDPFFTTKSVGHGKGLGLALVDRIVTEEHKGQVNLKSSPAGTEMTVILPVKFCAEAIAK is encoded by the coding sequence GTGAAGACTCAAATTTTCCAGAAACTAGAGCAACTCACTAAGAGAGAAAATGCGTTATTTGAAGGGGGAATAATTTATAACGAAGCTGGTCTCTTAATCACATCATTTGGTCAAGAGCCAGAACTATCTTTTAACGATTTTCAGCAAGCACAAAAAACAACATATCTCAACAGAAACAGTTATCAATATGATGTAGCCCAAACTCTACCTTTAAAGGATGAACGTTACATTCTTATCATTCGCCATGATGCGATCGCCATCCGAGATGAATTCTTTGCCTTTAATAGCCGCATCTTAGGGTTGGTCATTATTATTTCTATTGCCGTCACCGTCTCCACTGCCATCGTTTTAAATAGTCTTGTAATCGCTCCTATTTTGAAACTGCGCGGTTATCTCCATGCAGTCGGTGAAGCTGTTCATCATCATGAAAGCTTGCGAGAAAAAATTCAGCCCACCCACAACATCCAAAATGATGAATTGGGAGAGGTGATGGTTGCGTTTAATGACATGGTGGAAAATATTGCGCGTGGTTTAGAAGAAATTGAAGCGACGCAATATCAGCTGATGCACACGGAGCAACTTATTCACAGTGCCAAGATGTCTGGCTTAGAAAAAATCGTTGCAGGGATCGCCCACGAAATCAATAATCCTCTTGGGGTTGTCTATAGCAATATCCACCATCTCGATAACTATGTAGCGCAGGTTTTAAAGGCTTTAAATCATTGTCGTTTACAACAGTCTGGCGATAAGGTTCCGACATCGACACATCATGCGATCAATCTAGAAAAAAACGAGGATGTCGTTAAAGAAGATACGCTGCCAACAGAAGAGGAGTTAGCGTTTATTGTTCAAGATTTACCGGAATTATGTGACTCAATGAAATCTGGTGCGAAACGTGTCCGCGATATTGTTCTATCTCTACGGGATTTTGCTCGTCTTGATGAAGTAGGCTGCAAAGTTGTAGATATTAATGATGGTTTAGACAGTACTTTAAGTTGGTTGACTTATCGTTTGGAATCTAATCGTTGTACGTCAAAAATCGATGTCAGTAAAGAATATGGCGATTTACCTTTAGTGGAATGTGATCCGAAACAAATCAACCAGGTCTTTCTGAATATTTTGATGAATTCAATTGATGCTTTAGAGGATCCTCTATGTACGACCAAGACTCCGAAATTACAACTGCGGACTCAGGTAGTGAATGGAGATTGTGTCGCAATTAGTTTTATTGATAATGGTGTAGGCATTCCTGCGGAGATTCAGTCCAAGGTTTTTGATCCTTTTTTCACGACTAAATCAGTGGGTCATGGGAAGGGATTGGGGTTAGCTTTGGTGGATCGCATTGTCACAGAGGAACATAAGGGTCAGGTGAATCTCAAATCCAGTCCCGCTGGTACTGAGATGACTGTCATCTTGCCAGTGAAATTCTGTGCTGAGGCGATCGCCAAGTAG